In the genome of Opitutia bacterium KCR 482, one region contains:
- a CDS encoding phosphate ABC transporter substrate-binding protein, translating into MKNTMSKIAKITAVAVLALCGAAASAETKIVIDGSTTVGPISKAFADFYKENHSGVNITISESGSGNGVKSLMNNACDIANMSRFMKPAEFKSCVDKGILPVAHVVAFDGLAVVVNPKNPVKALTVSQIADIYTGKISNWKQLGGEDAKIVVVSRDTNSGTYETFNELVLKKAAITKDAEYVGSNGQARTRVNTTKNAIAYVGLGFVDDTVKPLSVEGILPAAKSVSTGKYPIARPLYMFTNGYPKMGSDVYNFVTLHLSKEGREIVSDLGYIPVCE; encoded by the coding sequence ATGAAAAACACAATGTCGAAAATAGCAAAAATCACGGCGGTTGCCGTCCTCGCGCTTTGCGGCGCGGCGGCTTCTGCGGAAACGAAAATCGTAATCGACGGCTCGACGACCGTCGGCCCGATTTCCAAGGCATTTGCCGACTTCTACAAGGAAAACCACTCCGGCGTAAACATCACAATCAGCGAATCGGGCAGCGGCAACGGCGTAAAGAGCCTCATGAACAACGCCTGCGACATCGCCAACATGTCGCGCTTCATGAAGCCCGCCGAATTTAAAAGCTGCGTGGACAAGGGCATTCTTCCCGTGGCGCACGTCGTGGCGTTCGACGGTCTCGCGGTTGTGGTCAACCCCAAGAACCCCGTCAAGGCTCTGACGGTTTCGCAAATCGCCGACATCTACACGGGCAAAATCTCCAACTGGAAACAGCTCGGCGGCGAGGACGCGAAAATCGTGGTCGTCTCGCGCGACACAAACAGCGGCACTTACGAAACCTTCAACGAGCTTGTCCTCAAAAAGGCGGCCATTACAAAGGACGCCGAATACGTCGGCTCCAACGGTCAGGCTCGCACGCGCGTCAACACGACCAAAAACGCAATCGCGTACGTCGGCTTGGGCTTCGTTGACGACACCGTAAAACCGCTTTCCGTGGAGGGCATTCTTCCCGCCGCAAAGAGCGTTTCGACGGGCAAATATCCGATTGCCCGCCCCCTCTACATGTTCACAAACGGCTACCCGAAAATGGGTTCGGACGTGTATAACTTCGTAACGCTCCACCTCTCGAAGGAGGGCAGGGAAATCGTCTCCGACCTCGGATACATTCCCGTTTGCGAATAA
- the pstB gene encoding phosphate ABC transporter ATP-binding protein PstB, which yields MTQTYNEEKTKVENSIKIPTEAPERRDFAVAARNFSVYYGKFHAVKNVDVEFERGKVTAIIGPSGCGKSTFLRCINRMNDLVDGCRTTGLLSLDGVDIYHKRLDVPELRRRVGMVFQRPNPFPKSIYDNVAYGVRLKGGVSKSELDGIVETSLRRAALWDEVKDRLRSNALGMSGGQQQRLCIARALAVSPEVLLMDEPCSALDPKSTARIEDLIGELSGDYTIAIVTHNMQQAARVSDFTAFFYEGSLVEYGATDRLFTNPKNKATNDYITGRFG from the coding sequence ATGACGCAAACATACAACGAAGAAAAAACAAAAGTGGAAAACAGCATAAAAATTCCAACCGAAGCCCCCGAACGGCGCGACTTCGCCGTAGCCGCCAGAAATTTCTCCGTCTACTACGGAAAATTCCACGCGGTCAAAAACGTGGACGTCGAATTCGAGCGCGGCAAGGTGACGGCGATAATCGGGCCGAGCGGTTGCGGAAAGAGCACCTTTTTGCGCTGCATAAACCGCATGAACGACCTCGTGGACGGCTGCCGCACGACGGGGCTTCTTTCGCTCGACGGCGTCGACATCTACCACAAGCGTCTCGACGTCCCCGAGCTCAGGCGGCGCGTCGGCATGGTCTTCCAGCGTCCGAATCCGTTCCCGAAGAGCATTTACGACAACGTAGCCTACGGCGTGCGCCTCAAAGGCGGAGTGTCGAAGAGCGAGCTTGACGGAATCGTCGAAACCTCCCTACGCCGCGCCGCCCTTTGGGACGAGGTGAAGGACAGGCTTCGCTCGAACGCGCTGGGAATGTCGGGCGGACAGCAGCAGAGGCTTTGCATTGCCCGCGCCCTCGCGGTAAGCCCCGAGGTGCTTCTCATGGACGAGCCGTGCAGCGCCCTCGACCCCAAATCGACCGCGCGGATAGAGGACTTAATCGGCGAGCTTTCGGGCGACTACACAATCGCAATCGTCACCCACAACATGCAGCAGGCCGCGCGCGTCTCCGATTTCACCGCCTTTTTCTACGAAGGCTCTCTCGTGGAATACGGCGCGACCGACAGGCTTTTTACGAATCCCAAAAACAAGGCAACAAACGACTACATAACGGGGAGGTTCGGTTAA
- the phoU gene encoding phosphate signaling complex protein PhoU, with the protein MNSHLRHDLKQLKDRLLKVAIAVEENVRKSVRAITELSEPLASEVVSADAGIDKMEVDTEEECLKILALHQPVASDLRFVVTVLKINNELEHIGDVAANVAKRAIMLKAQPKIEIPFDLDKMASRTIYMLRSSIDAFLRGDELLAIGVCEDDEIVDSENRRCYGAVERGVKSAPESAMAEINYLLVSKCFERIADLCTNIAEDVIYMKHSIIVRHNVKAAAEEIRNGDA; encoded by the coding sequence ATGAACAGCCATCTCAGACACGATTTAAAGCAACTCAAAGACCGCCTCCTCAAAGTGGCGATTGCCGTAGAGGAGAACGTGCGCAAAAGCGTCCGCGCCATTACCGAGCTATCCGAGCCGCTCGCCAGCGAAGTCGTTTCGGCGGACGCGGGAATCGACAAAATGGAGGTCGATACCGAGGAGGAGTGCCTTAAAATTCTCGCGCTCCACCAGCCCGTGGCAAGCGACCTGCGCTTTGTGGTGACGGTGCTTAAAATCAACAACGAGCTAGAACACATCGGGGACGTCGCCGCGAACGTTGCGAAGCGGGCAATCATGCTAAAAGCCCAGCCGAAAATCGAAATTCCCTTCGACTTGGACAAAATGGCGTCGCGCACAATCTACATGCTCAGAAGCAGCATCGACGCGTTCCTCAGGGGCGACGAGCTTCTCGCAATCGGCGTCTGCGAGGACGACGAAATTGTGGACTCCGAAAACCGCAGGTGCTACGGCGCGGTCGAGCGCGGCGTGAAGTCCGCCCCCGAAAGCGCGATGGCGGAAATCAACTACCTGCTTGTCTCGAAGTGCTTCGAGCGCATCGCCGACCTTTGCACGAACATTGCCGAAGACGTAATCTACATGAAGCACAGCATAATCGTGCGCCACAACGTCAAGGCGGCGGCGGAGGAAATCAGAAACGGCGACGCGTAG
- a CDS encoding PstC family ABC transporter permease, translated as MESRKNSLIMDARTDAAKAVAGRLGRAGLLCITAVPTLAVVFIIFFITKEALPFFDNLAHLKEFFTGTDWSPSKEANPHFGALSIFYGTLMVTAGSCAVAVPLGILTAVCLNEIVGGKTAQIFKPVVELLAAIPSVAYGFFAIVVFAPILQTRGGALLSAAILLAGVPLALIFGLAFGAGISGRLFKKAGARAAFDAAFTAAGLALVCAAAYRVSFVEISSGTNALNASVILAVMALPTIVSISQDALASVGRDMREGSLALGATRFETIFKVLLPCAKSGIAVAVILGLMRVVGETMVVWMASGNSLKIPEPFYNFLEPVRTLTATIAGEMGEADQSTGSDRYHVLFAVSLCLLLGGLLLNAAGQWVGSGFKSKRK; from the coding sequence ATGGAAAGCAGGAAAAACAGTCTGATTATGGACGCGCGTACCGACGCGGCGAAAGCCGTCGCCGGTCGCCTCGGCAGGGCGGGTTTGCTGTGTATTACCGCCGTTCCGACGCTTGCGGTCGTGTTCATAATATTTTTCATAACCAAGGAGGCGCTGCCGTTCTTCGACAATCTGGCGCACCTGAAAGAGTTTTTCACGGGCACGGATTGGAGCCCGTCGAAAGAGGCGAATCCGCATTTCGGCGCGCTCTCCATTTTTTACGGAACGCTGATGGTAACGGCAGGCTCGTGCGCGGTCGCCGTGCCGCTCGGCATTTTGACTGCGGTCTGCCTGAACGAAATCGTGGGCGGAAAGACCGCGCAGATTTTCAAGCCCGTCGTCGAGCTTCTTGCGGCGATTCCCTCCGTGGCGTACGGGTTTTTCGCGATTGTAGTATTCGCGCCGATTCTCCAAACGCGCGGCGGCGCGCTGCTTTCCGCCGCGATATTGCTTGCGGGCGTGCCGCTTGCGCTGATTTTCGGGCTTGCGTTCGGCGCGGGCATTTCGGGGCGGCTTTTCAAAAAGGCGGGCGCGAGGGCGGCGTTCGACGCGGCTTTTACCGCGGCGGGGCTTGCGCTTGTGTGCGCGGCGGCGTACCGCGTTTCGTTCGTCGAAATTTCGAGCGGCACGAACGCGCTGAATGCGTCGGTGATTCTTGCGGTGATGGCGTTGCCGACTATCGTGAGCATTTCGCAGGACGCCCTTGCGTCGGTCGGGCGCGACATGCGCGAGGGTTCGCTCGCGCTCGGAGCCACGCGCTTCGAGACGATTTTCAAAGTGTTGCTTCCCTGCGCAAAAAGCGGCATAGCTGTCGCCGTGATTCTCGGCTTGATGAGGGTTGTCGGCGAAACGATGGTCGTGTGGATGGCGAGCGGAAACTCGCTGAAAATCCCCGAACCTTTCTACAATTTCCTCGAACCCGTGCGCACGCTCACCGCGACAATTGCGGGCGAAATGGGCGAAGCCGACCAGAGCACGGGGTCGGACAGATACCACGTCCTGTTTGCCGTGAGCCTATGCCTGCTGCTCGGCGGGCTGCTTCTGAACGCCGCGGGACAGTGGGTCGGGTCGGGCTTTAAATCGAAAAGAAAATGA
- a CDS encoding porin translates to MNYKITSTVIGTLLMAAASVLNAQDKQTLDLLVSKGIITKEEAASVSKKSVAVAPKEKTTKSIKLIGRLQMQYENINVDETAGGVESSLAAKNDFIMRRMFLGAAADLGSGWSAELVADFARDGDGYIDKAVITKKVDWDSLQGKLGFGYRKINFGLEENTSSSKLLTIERSPATRYFTENANGRRLGFGGRHTGVFWAGKIPQVKGLEYGLSVTNSYNNSPTKMAGGADNNLMYGAIVAYGAKIDEVSLKAGANFAYTNGMNVNNNGQHREVIGVNPYITAQYLGLNFYADFMLAQVEDGRNSYSENATPMGANVAAEYRFDIGDFGKIAPVVRYAWLDTDGRGVKMSDGVRNANANSAFDAAQSVYIGANWYINGDALKFQLGYEWAQLNGVKAGAASVAQHSEANAVRAQVQVLF, encoded by the coding sequence ATGAACTACAAAATCACATCTACGGTAATCGGAACGCTGCTCATGGCGGCGGCTTCGGTTCTGAATGCGCAGGACAAACAAACTCTCGATTTGCTCGTGAGCAAAGGGATTATTACAAAAGAGGAGGCGGCTTCCGTTTCGAAGAAATCGGTTGCGGTCGCGCCGAAGGAAAAGACCACAAAGTCGATTAAGCTAATCGGCAGGCTGCAAATGCAGTACGAAAACATAAACGTGGACGAAACCGCCGGCGGTGTCGAAAGCTCGCTTGCCGCCAAAAACGATTTCATCATGAGGCGAATGTTCCTCGGCGCGGCGGCGGACCTGGGTTCGGGCTGGTCGGCGGAACTCGTTGCCGACTTCGCACGCGACGGCGACGGCTACATCGACAAGGCTGTAATAACCAAAAAGGTCGATTGGGATTCGCTCCAAGGCAAGCTCGGCTTCGGATACCGGAAAATCAACTTCGGCTTGGAGGAAAACACCTCTTCGTCGAAACTGCTTACGATAGAGCGTTCGCCCGCCACGCGCTACTTCACCGAAAACGCGAACGGCAGAAGGCTCGGCTTCGGCGGACGCCACACGGGCGTTTTCTGGGCGGGAAAAATTCCGCAGGTAAAGGGGCTTGAATACGGTCTTTCCGTCACGAACTCCTATAACAACAGCCCGACTAAAATGGCGGGCGGCGCGGACAACAACCTCATGTACGGCGCGATCGTAGCCTACGGCGCGAAAATCGACGAAGTGTCCTTGAAGGCGGGCGCGAACTTCGCCTACACGAACGGCATGAACGTAAACAACAACGGGCAGCACCGCGAGGTAATCGGCGTCAATCCCTACATCACCGCGCAGTATCTCGGCCTTAATTTCTACGCCGACTTCATGCTCGCGCAGGTCGAGGACGGCAGAAATTCGTACTCCGAAAACGCGACGCCCATGGGCGCGAACGTCGCCGCGGAATACAGGTTCGACATCGGCGACTTCGGAAAAATCGCCCCCGTCGTCCGCTACGCATGGCTCGACACCGACGGCCGCGGCGTGAAGATGTCCGACGGCGTGCGCAACGCCAACGCAAACTCCGCGTTCGACGCCGCGCAAAGCGTGTACATTGGCGCAAACTGGTACATCAACGGCGACGCCCTCAAATTCCAGCTCGGCTACGAATGGGCGCAGCTCAACGGCGTAAAGGCGGGCGCGGCATCGGTTGCGCAGCACTCCGAGGCAAACGCGGTTCGCGCGCAGGTTCAGGTTCTCTTCTAA
- the pstA gene encoding phosphate ABC transporter permease PstA, with translation MNVSNRKILDKAFTALAYSSLAAMALAVVLFLAPIIWNGAGAFAFTATVEHEKFLGEVVGDDLSESEKTRIAEADAAREPLYKMMSEYENPASAKALERGLDEAFAKSAAGMPAESGEIFAALKLGGAARAKAIRAASEKFWKPYVSALEREVADASAAGTSFALAEILARQEGKIADAVRGEIAELGKIRKLTFSEKSALRRNAGEIPHEKIAEALAVLEENNRAYETLSDGIAELLGPRDSAARERAKLLRRKYGQTRLDNARAVLENSVNTITVRGRDASGAEFLKRVSSAEYFRGTPVEKIVAYVDGNFDAMLRPHFALYLGFLFDDPYDSNIFGGIFPMILGTFYLTFGSMLIAAPLGIIAAIYFAEYARNGRVASVLRMCVGTLAGVPSIVFGLFGLAFLINTVKVSESKSVLAGAITLALLILPTIIRSCEEALKAVPNSYREAALGLGAGKWRSICTVILPAALPSMLTGIIISMGRAAGETAPIIFTAATSTGAALALSEVFTQATPALPWNIYNICSEHEMAERVAHVQYGMVLTLISIVLLLNGVAIWVRARMRSKMKS, from the coding sequence ATGAACGTTTCAAACAGAAAAATTTTGGACAAGGCGTTTACCGCGCTCGCGTATTCCTCGCTTGCGGCGATGGCGTTGGCGGTTGTGCTTTTCCTTGCGCCGATAATTTGGAACGGCGCGGGGGCGTTCGCCTTTACGGCGACTGTCGAGCACGAAAAATTCCTCGGCGAAGTCGTCGGCGACGACCTTTCCGAATCCGAAAAAACGCGGATAGCCGAAGCCGACGCCGCGCGAGAGCCGCTCTACAAAATGATGTCCGAATACGAAAACCCCGCCTCGGCAAAGGCTTTGGAGCGCGGGCTTGACGAGGCGTTCGCGAAGTCGGCTGCGGGAATGCCTGCGGAATCGGGCGAAATTTTCGCGGCTCTCAAATTGGGCGGCGCGGCACGCGCAAAGGCAATCCGCGCGGCGTCCGAAAAATTCTGGAAGCCCTACGTTTCCGCGCTCGAACGCGAAGTTGCCGACGCTTCGGCTGCGGGCACATCTTTTGCGCTTGCCGAAATCCTCGCGCGGCAGGAGGGAAAAATCGCCGACGCCGTTCGCGGGGAAATCGCCGAGCTTGGAAAAATCCGCAAGCTTACGTTTTCCGAAAAGAGCGCGTTGCGCAGAAACGCGGGCGAAATTCCGCACGAGAAAATCGCCGAAGCCCTCGCCGTGTTGGAGGAAAACAACCGCGCCTACGAAACCCTGAGCGACGGCATAGCCGAGCTTCTCGGCCCGCGCGATTCCGCCGCCCGCGAGCGCGCAAAGCTTCTGCGCCGCAAGTACGGACAGACGCGCCTCGACAACGCCCGCGCGGTTCTTGAAAATTCCGTGAACACAATCACGGTTCGCGGGCGCGACGCTTCGGGGGCGGAGTTCCTCAAACGCGTTTCGTCGGCAGAGTATTTCCGAGGCACACCCGTCGAGAAAATCGTGGCGTATGTTGACGGAAATTTCGACGCCATGCTGCGCCCGCACTTCGCCCTCTACTTGGGATTCCTCTTCGACGACCCCTACGATTCCAACATTTTCGGCGGAATATTCCCGATGATTTTGGGCACGTTCTACCTCACATTCGGCTCGATGCTGATAGCCGCGCCCCTCGGAATAATCGCCGCGATATACTTTGCCGAATACGCAAGGAACGGGCGCGTAGCCTCCGTTCTGCGCATGTGCGTGGGAACTCTCGCGGGCGTTCCGTCGATAGTGTTCGGCCTGTTCGGCTTGGCGTTTTTAATCAACACCGTGAAAGTGTCGGAAAGCAAGAGCGTGCTTGCGGGCGCGATAACCCTCGCGCTTCTCATTTTGCCCACAATTATCCGAAGCTGCGAGGAGGCGTTGAAGGCGGTTCCCAACTCGTACCGCGAGGCGGCGCTCGGCTTGGGCGCGGGCAAGTGGCGCTCGATATGCACGGTGATTCTCCCCGCCGCGCTGCCCTCAATGCTTACGGGCATAATCATTTCGATGGGACGCGCCGCGGGCGAAACCGCGCCGATTATCTTCACCGCCGCAACGAGCACGGGCGCGGCGCTCGCGCTAAGCGAAGTGTTCACGCAGGCGACGCCCGCGCTGCCGTGGAACATCTACAATATTTGTTCGGAACACGAAATGGCCGAGCGCGTCGCGCACGTCCAGTACGGAATGGTGCTCACGCTCATATCGATAGTCCTGCTTCTCAACGGGGTCGCGATATGGGTCAGGGCGCGCATGAGGAGCAAAATGAAATCATGA
- a CDS encoding ATP-binding protein, whose translation MAYIKKSRGVFARIFASATLVGAIIIAAFAFAAHGIAERTYRESVERLLSDSADFVADAVDEKLPAETLSKICAVHDKNTGIRTTLINAKGEVVVDSRADSETMLNHLNRAEIKKALDGKKTFTVRYSDTLRTKMVYAAVPAGAEGPDGYEYCVRQSMPMQKLLAAKKLISAEIIGLSLAAIVMAAAFSFALAKRISAPLKRLTFAADECARGNFDAPVPSSDISEIERLGKSVLAMSQNLKKRINSLYKRNCELDEMFGYMTDCVFICSQKGVLKKFNNACAKLFGLDNSEGKIRTVEAFRNSAILDAIDETFGGKGEVRRDVEISSGKTYALVGTLLPYESATPRALFVMRDVSAAKRNEALRREFVAGVSHELKTPITAIKMAAETLEYSDGNADDEKRFVAIIEKESDRMDTLVNDMLLLSKIEFEKKFDAENFEYFPIRSAIEESVSAHESQARARRDSVEIECPENLQVRGDFQLIRLAVSNLVGNAVKYAGDGAKIKVSARNGERGGVKITVSDNGAGIPPDALPHVFERFYRVDKGRSRAMGGTGLGLALVKHIAILHKGGVSARSVLGKGSEFSITIG comes from the coding sequence ATGGCATACATAAAAAAGTCGAGGGGCGTTTTCGCCCGAATCTTCGCGTCGGCGACGCTTGTCGGCGCAATAATAATCGCGGCGTTCGCATTCGCCGCGCACGGCATAGCCGAACGCACCTACCGCGAAAGCGTCGAAAGGCTGCTGTCCGACTCCGCCGATTTCGTCGCGGACGCGGTAGACGAAAAACTGCCCGCCGAAACGCTGTCGAAAATCTGCGCCGTCCACGACAAAAACACGGGGATACGCACGACGCTCATAAACGCAAAGGGCGAGGTTGTTGTTGACTCCCGCGCCGACAGCGAAACGATGCTAAACCACCTCAACCGCGCCGAAATTAAAAAGGCTCTCGACGGCAAAAAAACCTTCACCGTGCGCTACTCCGACACCCTGCGGACAAAAATGGTCTACGCCGCAGTCCCCGCGGGCGCGGAAGGCCCCGACGGCTACGAATACTGCGTGCGGCAGTCGATGCCCATGCAGAAGCTGCTTGCGGCAAAGAAGCTCATTTCCGCCGAAATAATCGGGCTTTCGCTCGCGGCAATCGTGATGGCTGCGGCGTTTTCGTTCGCGCTGGCAAAGCGCATTTCAGCGCCCCTCAAACGCCTGACGTTCGCCGCCGACGAATGCGCGCGCGGCAACTTCGACGCCCCCGTGCCGTCGAGCGACATTTCCGAAATCGAACGCCTCGGCAAGTCGGTTCTCGCGATGTCGCAAAACCTCAAAAAGCGCATAAACTCGCTCTACAAGCGCAACTGCGAGCTTGACGAAATGTTCGGATATATGACCGACTGCGTTTTCATATGCTCGCAAAAGGGAGTTTTAAAGAAATTCAACAACGCATGCGCAAAACTGTTCGGATTGGACAATTCCGAGGGCAAAATAAGAACGGTAGAGGCGTTCAGAAACAGCGCAATCCTCGACGCAATCGACGAGACTTTCGGCGGCAAGGGGGAAGTTCGCAGGGACGTCGAGATTTCGAGCGGCAAAACCTACGCGCTCGTCGGCACGCTCCTGCCCTACGAATCGGCGACGCCGCGCGCGCTTTTCGTCATGCGCGACGTCTCCGCGGCGAAGCGGAACGAAGCCCTCAGGCGCGAGTTCGTGGCGGGCGTCTCCCACGAGCTGAAAACCCCGATTACCGCAATCAAAATGGCGGCGGAAACCCTCGAATACTCCGACGGAAACGCCGACGACGAAAAGCGGTTCGTGGCGATAATCGAAAAGGAGTCTGACAGAATGGACACGCTCGTAAACGACATGCTTCTGCTTTCGAAAATCGAATTCGAAAAGAAGTTCGACGCCGAAAATTTCGAGTACTTCCCAATCCGCTCGGCGATTGAAGAGTCGGTCTCGGCGCACGAATCGCAGGCGCGGGCGCGGAGGGATTCGGTCGAAATCGAATGCCCCGAAAACCTCCAAGTGCGCGGCGACTTCCAGCTTATCCGCCTTGCGGTAAGCAACCTCGTGGGCAACGCGGTGAAGTATGCCGGCGACGGCGCGAAAATCAAAGTATCCGCCCGCAATGGCGAGCGCGGCGGCGTGAAAATCACGGTGTCCGACAACGGCGCGGGAATACCGCCCGACGCCCTGCCGCACGTCTTCGAACGCTTCTACCGCGTGGACAAGGGACGCTCGCGCGCGATGGGCGGCACGGGGCTTGGGCTTGCACTCGTAAAGCACATAGCGATACTCCACAAAGGCGGCGTTTCGGCGCGGAGTGTTTTGGGAAAAGGCTCGGAATTTTCAATCACAATCGGATAG
- a CDS encoding response regulator transcription factor, translated as MFDKKILIIEDEESIGELIEFNVEKSGYKCSRVDSAEKALARLEKGELFDLILLDLMLTGMDGLDFCKIYRAEKSYPQVPIIMLTARSEEADIVSGLEFGANDYITKPFSPRVLLARIKAQLRDDKSGAEEAAATVSRNGIELNPEFHEVKIGGKPVELTANEFSILETFLKNTGRVFTRDAIIKSLHGDGYPVTDRAVDVAIVNLRKKLGSRAKLIETVRGVGYKMSR; from the coding sequence ATGTTCGACAAAAAAATATTAATAATCGAGGACGAGGAAAGCATAGGAGAGCTTATCGAATTCAACGTCGAAAAAAGCGGCTACAAGTGCTCGCGCGTCGATTCCGCCGAAAAGGCGCTCGCGCGGCTCGAAAAGGGCGAACTCTTCGACCTCATTCTGCTCGACCTCATGTTGACGGGCATGGACGGGCTGGACTTCTGCAAAATCTACCGCGCGGAGAAATCCTACCCGCAGGTGCCGATTATCATGCTTACCGCAAGAAGCGAGGAGGCGGACATCGTAAGCGGGCTTGAATTCGGCGCGAACGACTACATCACAAAGCCGTTCAGCCCGCGCGTCCTGCTGGCGCGAATCAAGGCGCAGCTGCGCGACGACAAGTCGGGCGCGGAGGAGGCTGCTGCGACGGTCTCGCGCAACGGAATAGAGCTGAACCCAGAATTCCACGAGGTGAAAATCGGCGGCAAGCCCGTCGAGCTTACCGCGAACGAATTTTCGATTCTCGAAACATTCCTGAAAAACACGGGCAGGGTCTTCACGCGCGACGCCATCATAAAAAGCCTCCACGGAGACGGATACCCCGTCACCGACAGAGCGGTGGACGTCGCGATTGTAAACCTCAGAAAAAAGCTCGGAAGCCGCGCAAAGCTGATAGAAACCGTGCGCGGCGTGGGCTACAAAATGTCGAGGTAG
- a CDS encoding endonuclease/exonuclease/phosphatase family protein, which yields MKKLIYMVLCLPFLLTACNSFEKRPELATTLATFNLRLAPKPDSSISYMWQDRKDSVGRLVLAHNFDIFGTQEGFKHQLDYIAKTTGYKYFGAGRDDGKSGGEHAAIFYNPARFEVLDSGDFWFAETPDKPVKGWDAMCKRVCTWGKFRDKLTGAQLYFFSLHFDHVGKVARTESAKLLLKKAREIAKDAPAVCVGDFNALESDEPMKIILSDGLLLDSRKLSKTQPYGPNGTYHNFTGTPLFDRIDYILTTKGIDILSYEVVSDKACGFDAKKRANPKAKIPEYPSDHFPVAVKAIIK from the coding sequence ATGAAAAAACTTATATATATGGTGTTGTGCCTTCCGTTTCTTTTGACGGCATGCAATTCTTTCGAAAAAAGGCCCGAACTTGCGACCACATTGGCGACATTCAACCTGCGCCTCGCGCCCAAGCCAGACTCGAGCATCTCGTATATGTGGCAGGACAGGAAGGACTCCGTGGGGAGGCTCGTCCTCGCCCACAATTTCGACATTTTCGGCACTCAGGAGGGCTTCAAACACCAGCTCGACTACATCGCAAAAACCACGGGCTACAAGTATTTCGGGGCGGGACGCGACGACGGGAAATCGGGCGGCGAGCACGCCGCGATATTCTACAACCCCGCGCGTTTCGAAGTTCTCGACAGCGGAGACTTCTGGTTCGCCGAAACGCCCGACAAACCCGTCAAGGGCTGGGACGCCATGTGCAAGCGCGTCTGCACTTGGGGCAAATTCCGCGACAAGCTCACGGGGGCGCAGCTCTACTTTTTCAGCCTGCATTTCGACCACGTCGGGAAAGTCGCGCGGACGGAATCGGCCAAGCTTCTGCTGAAAAAGGCGCGCGAAATCGCGAAGGACGCGCCCGCAGTCTGCGTGGGCGACTTCAACGCGCTCGAATCCGACGAACCCATGAAAATTATCCTCTCCGACGGGCTTCTGCTCGACTCGCGCAAGCTCTCCAAGACCCAGCCCTACGGGCCGAACGGCACATATCACAATTTTACGGGAACTCCCCTCTTCGACAGGATAGACTACATTTTGACGACAAAGGGAATCGACATTCTCTCCTACGAAGTCGTATCCGACAAGGCGTGCGGCTTCGACGCAAAAAAGCGGGCAAACCCCAAGGCGAAAATCCCCGAATACCCCTCCGACCACTTCCCCGTGGCGGTCAAGGCAATCATAAAATAG